In Corvus moneduloides isolate bCorMon1 chromosome 6, bCorMon1.pri, whole genome shotgun sequence, the sequence cttccaacccaacccattccatcCCTCTGTGATAAATCcaatccaaacaaaaaacccataGGAGTCTGTGTTTACTCCTGGCGGTCCCACACCTTCCCGGGGGCACAGTGGGGTCTCCTGACTTTGGGATTTAAAAGCTGCCtttgtggctgccctgctgctgctgcagggctgttttCCAGGGCGGGACCTTCACGAGCTCACTTTGAAGTGTcacctgctgcttttttgttaTCCACGGTGGAGGAAACGCCCCAGGTTTCCCCAGGGGTGGAAATGCTCTAAAACCATCCCTGGCCCCAGACTGGTTCTCGTTTCTGCTTGAAGCACCTGCAGAGAGGTGCGGCCGAGGGTGTGGTGGCTCCTGGGAGGCTCCTCTGAGGTGGCTGAGTTGCCCCAGAGTCCCCAGCATTGTCCTAGCAGGCCTGTGCTCATAGGTGACCCCTCCCACCCTTCCCTCACCTtatttttggggctgttttcctcattttagtGCCCCTAGGGCTGGATGCCTTAAGAGCAAGGGAGGGTTTCCTCATAGGAGGGTGGCAGCAGGGTTGGATATAGAGAATTATTTAAAGGAGCAGGGCTGTAAGAGCCATGCAGATGATCTCAGCagtcctccctgctcccacagatCCTAAACATGGAGTGACTGAAGTCCCTGAAGCGATTCCCTGCCACTGGAGCAGGTCCTTTGTATGGAAGGGCACAACACGgaatcgtttaggttggaaaagccctggaagatcaagtccagccattccCCCAGCGCTGCCAAGCCCACCATTACCCACATCCCCAgatgccacatccacacatcttttggagcacttccagggatgagaaTTCCACCAGGATGGCATTTGCTGCCTTAGGAAAGTCTCTGTGGCACCCAAaccatgcagcagcagcagcatcttggTTGAACCTGccccagctttcccagctgctgtgccagagccacGGCACACTCCATGGCtttgcagggaaaaggaaaagcaggagggatGCACTCTGCTGCTCAAACCCTTCTccagccccccccccaaaaaaataaaatatgggaGAGATGAGATAAACCCACCCAGAAACAAcgcaggggctgagcagaaCCTCCAGCAATGGCACGGAGCTGGGCCTGGGGGGAGCACATCCAGCCAGGAGCTcgggctggcactgggagctgggctggaggatTTTGGCAGCATTCCCCAGGGGATGCTCCTTCCACCCCAGCACGAGCTCTGTGCCCCAGACAGAGTTAagtccctgccctgtccctgtgcatCCTCCAGCCCGCTCGGCTGCcggggctgccagcagccctgggctaCTTGCCCGCTGACTGAAACCTCTTCCTGTGCTGAAAACCTCGctgaatgcaaacaaaaaatgtcACTGGGGGGCTGGGCTTGCACGGCACAGGGTGAGGGACACACGGAAGGAACCCGGGGTGCGGCACCCGGCGTCTGCGAGGGACTTCTGGGGTCCCTGGTGCCGTGAGTGATGATCCCATGGAGCCGAGCcccattttctgttctctttattTGTAGGCAGTGAAGGGCCAAGAGGAGCAGAGCTTCCCTTAGAGGCACAAATCACCGGAGAGATCGGCTTCTGGTAAAAATTAACCCCTCCTTGTGCTCCCCTCCTCGTCCTCAAACCGCGGCTGGCCCTGGCGTGATTCGttctcccagcacaggcaccagtGCCACGGTGATTTCTTCGATAAACCCCTCTCTCTCCAAACCCTCTAAATCCCAAAAGATGAACTTGAgccctcagcttttccttaaaACACCACAATTCCCTTATTTTAGGGCTTGTCCCATCGCCCAGGGGTCTCGCTGTATCCCGCTATTGCAGGACATCCCGCAAAACCCCCTTTTTGGAGCTggcaggcagccccagccaggcaggagcactgctggaaaagccttgctgctggaggagctggatgctgggactctgctgcctctgccagagcTCACTGCTGGGAGAAGGTGCCGGAAAAACATCCGGGATCCAGCCCGGCGTGGCCTTAATGAGCAtcccctgcctgcctggggtAGAAATCTCGAGAAACAGGAAACTCCAGCATCCTGTTTAGCATCTCAATGTGCAAACTGGCAGCAGGGACAAAGCgaggcacagggacacacactGGGCACCGGCACGGGCTGGATGATGGGCAGGGAATGAGCCTGGCACGGCAGCTcgggctgctggaggagcctgTTCCCTGATTTCTGTTGCTGCCACAGGTTTTCATGGAACAGCAAACAccaaagcacagctcagctggagtcctgctgctgcaggctgggctctgGACAGTGCCACTGTCACCTAAGGGGCATCCCTGCTCTGGGGACGATGGCACCACTGGCACTGTGTCCCTCACCCCGTCATTCCAGCGGCTCTAACACTCCACACGTGCAACCCCAACCCATCCTTTGGGGgcttgcagggctgggagcagcccagcagctgatCCCGGTGTGTTCCTGCCCGCAGCCCGTCCCGGGAGCGCTCCTGGCCTGCCCATGGCTAGCAACAACACTGCTAGCATAGCGCAAGCCCGCAAGCTGGTGGAGCAGCTGAAGATGGAGGCCAACATTGACAGGATAAAGGTAGGGATTCTTGGGAGCTGcctgtgggaatgctgggaggtcctggctgctgcccaaAGCTcgtggcaggagctgggatgtggagCCAGGTGGTGTTTGTGGAGGATGCTCTTCCAAGTGATCCTGATGGCCCTGGCTGAACAGAGGGAGATGCTCAcccatggaatcatagaatccaggaatggtttgggttggaagggaccttaaaggccaccttgttccaaccccctgccatgggcagagacaccttccactagcccaggctgctccaagccccgtccagcctggccttggacactgccaggggtgAGAGGCAGCTGGAAGCATCACCTGGAGCCCCGCTGGGTGGTGGGAAGGAGTGACTGTCCGCAAGGCATCTGAGCTCCTTGCTAAGAGCTTAAATCCAGGGGGAGAagtgctccagggctgggatgagctctggtggtttgggagctgctgccatgtCTGGAATAAAGAGCAAGGTTGGTGGCTGAGggcaggaaatgctgctgtggaTGTTCCTGCCAAGGGATGCGTGAGAGAGCCAGCAGGGATGCTCGAGTCGGTCCTTGTCAGGTgaaggatggggatggggagaaggcTGGGAAGGCTGGGAATGAGAATATGGGctgacagagcagctcagagcccagaggtgaagaaccagccccagcagggatgtgctgccaCGGCGTCGGTCGGGTTCTTGCCTCAGATCTGTGGTTCcctgcccagggatgctgccagctcttccctgctggTGGCACCTCTCCAGGTGCCATGTCCTGTCCCTAACACAGggctcctccttttccaggtgtccaaagcagcagcagacctGATGGCGTACTGCGAAGCCCACGCCAAGGAGGACCCTCTATTGACCCCCGTCCCGGCCTCAGAAAACCCCTTTAGAGAGAAGAAGTTCTTCTGCGTGATCCTGTAAACCCTGGAGGAGCCTGACGGGCACTCAGGCCACCCTGAACACTGATGTAGAGTTTTTAGGAATGGGGACGACCTGCTGGTCCgcagaatttaaacaaaaataagtaaaaaacaCGGCCTGGAAGCTACAGAGATGTGCATGTTTAAAGAACCTGGCCACCTTTGGGGGAATCAGATGATCTGCATTGCGAGGCAAAAGATCTGAAGTCTGTAGAGTTGcctagaaagagaaaaacaaaacaaaacaaaacaaaacaacaaaaaaaaaaaccccaaaccccaaacccatgTAAAGAATAAATCCGTGTCACTTTTCTGCTCACAAAATTGTTTGATTGTTCCGTATTTGAAGCACCAGAGTTGTGCTGAGCAAAGTTAACTGCTAAGGATGTGTATAACCTTCTTGGAATGACGTTGTTGGTTCCTTTCCAAGCTAATATTTTTGGTTTAAGTTGTCAGATATATAGCGACAGGTGAGGTGGCCGTGCTGTTAACTCAGTGTTTGGTCttgtgctttttcatttctggcTGTAGCGTAGCAGGGGGGGCCGAGGGGACAccggcagctcctgcctgtcccccaCGTGCTGGCAACTCAGCAAACCCCACTTTTTACCATTCTCTCTATGGTTAGCTTTGGTTCTGCAAGTAAAAGTGGTTCCTGTGTCGTGCTTGGTGCTCCATACCCCTGTGATGACATTCAGTGGTAGTGCATGAGAGTTTGATTCCGTTCATCCGCTCCAGACTTTTCTTTTCTCGCGTTTGGCACCACGTGCTGGTGGAAGAAGCCGTAGGGAGGGAACAGAGGCaattctgaaagcaaagagagCTCCTGAGATGCCTTAGACGTGCCTGAAATACCTCCTGCCACAGGGCAGGTGCCAGCCCGGCTGCAGGGCGAGCCAGAAATCCGAAAATCAAAGCCGACCACTTCTTTCCGGGTCTTTCCTTTCTCCTACACCTCTGTGCCTCTGCCCTCCTCGCTTGGTCCTGCTCTTTTCCCGGTTCCTGGCAGCACTTCCTTCCCTTGGGGCTGGTCTGGAATGTTGCTGGGATGTTGTTcagtgctgggatgctgctTTGTGGTGGGATTCTGCTCCGTGGTGGGATGCTGCTCCACCATGGAATGCTGTCCCACCATGGGATGCTGCTCCACTATGGGATGCTGCTCCATGGTGGGATACAGCCCCACTGTAGGATACAGCTCCATGGTGGGATGCTGCTCCACCATGGGATGCTGTCCCACCATGGGATGCTGTCCCACCATGGGATGCTGCTCCGTGGTGGGATTCTGCTCTGTGGTGGGATGCTGCTCCACCATGGAATGCTGCCCTTTGGTGGGATGCTGCCCCATACTG encodes:
- the GNG2 gene encoding guanine nucleotide-binding protein G(I)/G(S)/G(O) subunit gamma-2 — protein: MASNNTASIAQARKLVEQLKMEANIDRIKVSKAAADLMAYCEAHAKEDPLLTPVPASENPFREKKFFCVIL